The Streptomyces seoulensis genome contains a region encoding:
- a CDS encoding nucleopolyhedrovirus P10 family protein gives MTADWTQAVRQRLAPGRLLPLGGSRDGAWMTERAAAAVLAEAAEAQVPGARLSALRIGLADSEDVREPVVPAPPSALPPGPLRVTAEVAATAALPLPDTAALLRAALTAAADRLGLMVTEVDLRVTDLLDPSAERPPAHPAPRAPDAERSTDPDEALVAAAVLTVAGVARLTSGLSGRGQAVRVEQRATGAALPHRHVYVELTTDPAHRAVEVAQRVRAAVRETLEDRPTVAVLVTGVE, from the coding sequence ATGACGGCGGACTGGACACAAGCGGTACGGCAGCGACTGGCGCCCGGCAGACTGCTGCCGCTCGGCGGCAGCCGGGACGGCGCGTGGATGACGGAGCGGGCCGCGGCCGCGGTGCTGGCCGAGGCGGCCGAGGCTCAGGTGCCGGGGGCGCGGTTGAGCGCGCTGCGGATCGGCCTCGCCGATTCCGAGGACGTGCGCGAGCCGGTGGTGCCGGCGCCGCCGAGCGCGCTGCCGCCCGGCCCTCTCCGGGTGACGGCGGAGGTCGCGGCCACCGCGGCCCTGCCGCTGCCGGACACGGCGGCCCTGCTGCGGGCCGCGCTCACGGCGGCGGCCGACCGGCTGGGGCTCATGGTGACGGAGGTGGACCTGCGGGTGACGGATCTGCTGGACCCGTCGGCCGAACGGCCCCCCGCCCACCCGGCGCCGCGGGCACCGGACGCCGAGCGGTCCACGGACCCCGACGAGGCACTGGTCGCCGCCGCGGTGCTCACGGTCGCCGGAGTGGCCCGGCTGACCTCGGGGCTGAGCGGCCGGGGCCAGGCGGTACGCGTCGAGCAGCGCGCGACCGGGGCGGCGCTGCCGCACCGGCACGTGTACGTGGAGCTGACCACGGACCCCGCCCACCGGGCCGTCGAGGTGGCCCAGCGGGTGCGCGCGGCGGTGCGGGAGACGCTGGAGGACCGCCCGACGGTGGCGGTCCTGGTGACCGGCGTGGAGTGA
- a CDS encoding Asp23/Gls24 family envelope stress response protein encodes MSELTNQDDDYEAQVSARKQTRRGGGDPATRGRTTIADGVVEKIAGTAARDVVGVYAMGSGLSRTIGAMRDRVPGGSKAVTRGVKAEVGEVQTALDLEIVVEYGFPIGDVSHAVRENVIAAVERMTSLEVVEVNIAVSDVHLPDEEEEEEPEQPRIQ; translated from the coding sequence ATGAGCGAACTGACGAATCAGGACGACGACTACGAGGCGCAGGTCTCGGCCCGCAAGCAGACCCGGCGCGGTGGCGGCGACCCGGCCACCAGAGGACGCACCACGATCGCTGACGGAGTCGTGGAGAAGATCGCCGGAACGGCCGCACGCGACGTGGTCGGCGTCTACGCCATGGGCAGCGGCCTCTCCCGCACCATCGGCGCCATGCGCGACCGGGTGCCCGGTGGCTCCAAGGCCGTGACCCGCGGTGTGAAGGCCGAGGTCGGCGAGGTGCAGACCGCGCTCGACCTGGAGATCGTCGTGGAGTACGGCTTCCCGATCGGCGACGTGTCCCACGCGGTGCGGGAGAACGTGATCGCCGCCGTGGAGCGCATGACCAGCCTCGAGGTCGTCGAGGTCAACATCGCGGTCAGCGACGTCCACCTCCCCGACGAGGAGGAGGAAGAGGAGCCCGAGCAGCCCCGTATCCAGTGA
- a CDS encoding DUF6286 domain-containing protein, whose amino-acid sequence MSESRPPDATRPMPVVDTGKHLPQPVEPTAPPPSARSSGRFWSARRVPSAIVALLLLGGAGLLLYDVVAVRTGQPAMYWRRELARQLAEHPLDYIPVLAGAAFVTAVGLWLILLALTPGLRQLLPMLRPRPDVRAALTRDAAAQVLRDRAVEVSGVREARVRMRRRRADVRVISHFRDPAEVRTDLDAALAGAVTDLGMARRPKLSVRLRGPGKKG is encoded by the coding sequence ATGAGCGAGTCCCGGCCGCCGGACGCCACCCGGCCGATGCCCGTGGTCGACACCGGCAAGCACCTCCCGCAGCCGGTGGAACCGACGGCCCCGCCCCCGTCCGCCCGGAGCAGCGGCCGCTTCTGGTCGGCGCGCCGCGTCCCCTCGGCCATCGTCGCCCTGCTCCTGCTGGGCGGTGCCGGCCTGCTGCTGTACGACGTCGTGGCCGTCCGCACCGGGCAGCCCGCGATGTACTGGCGCCGCGAACTGGCCCGCCAACTGGCCGAACACCCTCTCGACTACATCCCGGTGCTGGCGGGCGCCGCGTTCGTCACCGCAGTCGGCCTCTGGCTGATCCTGCTCGCCCTCACACCCGGCCTGCGCCAGTTGCTGCCCATGCTCCGCCCGCGGCCCGACGTACGCGCCGCGCTCACCCGCGACGCCGCCGCCCAGGTGCTGCGCGACCGGGCCGTGGAGGTCTCCGGGGTGCGGGAGGCACGGGTGCGGATGCGCCGCCGCCGGGCGGACGTCCGGGTGATCTCGCACTTCCGCGACCCCGCCGAGGTGCGCACCGACCTGGACGCGGCCCTGGCCGGCGCGGTGACCGACCTGGGCATGGCCCGGCGGCCCAAGCTGTCGGTACGGCTCCGGGGACCCGGGAAGAAGGGATGA
- a CDS encoding DEDDh family exonuclease, protein MLEDPATAVSSPTRWPAVYPKGYAVVDVETTGLARDDRIISAAVYRLDARGEVEDHWYTLVNPERDPGPVWIHGLTSEVLEGAPLFAEVAEEFAARLDGRVLVAHNAVFDWQMIAREYARARREPPVRQRLCTIALSKELRLPLPNFKLESLAAHFGVVQQRAHHALDDARVLAEAFRPSLRAAAADGVRLPLLECRPLTEWADSPRIGRQATGPYGGGQGGGWRPARKRPACPHPNPGRYEAGKRLKQGMRVAFSGDTSTERELLEDRATEAGLHVASSLSRLTSLLVTNDPDSGTSKTAKARQFGTPVIDEAAFGQLLRDVEDADG, encoded by the coding sequence ATGCTCGAAGACCCCGCGACCGCAGTGTCCTCGCCCACCCGGTGGCCGGCCGTGTATCCCAAGGGATACGCGGTCGTCGACGTGGAGACCACCGGCCTGGCCCGCGACGACCGGATCATCTCGGCGGCCGTGTACCGCCTGGACGCGCGCGGCGAGGTCGAGGACCACTGGTACACGCTGGTCAACCCCGAGCGCGATCCGGGCCCGGTGTGGATACACGGCCTGACGAGCGAGGTGCTCGAAGGCGCCCCGCTCTTCGCGGAGGTGGCGGAGGAGTTCGCGGCCCGGCTGGACGGCCGGGTGCTGGTGGCGCACAACGCGGTCTTCGACTGGCAGATGATCGCGCGGGAGTACGCGCGCGCCCGGCGTGAGCCGCCGGTGCGGCAGCGGCTGTGCACCATCGCGCTCTCCAAGGAGCTCAGGCTGCCGCTGCCCAACTTCAAGCTGGAGTCGCTGGCCGCGCACTTCGGGGTCGTGCAGCAGCGCGCGCACCACGCGCTGGACGACGCGCGGGTGCTGGCCGAGGCGTTCCGGCCGAGCCTGCGGGCCGCGGCGGCGGACGGGGTGCGGCTGCCGCTGCTGGAGTGCCGCCCGCTGACCGAGTGGGCGGACAGCCCGCGCATCGGCCGTCAGGCGACCGGCCCCTACGGCGGCGGACAGGGCGGCGGCTGGCGCCCGGCCCGCAAGCGGCCCGCCTGCCCGCACCCCAACCCCGGAAGGTACGAAGCGGGCAAACGCCTCAAGCAGGGCATGCGGGTGGCCTTTTCGGGCGACACCTCCACCGAGCGGGAGCTGCTGGAGGACCGGGCGACCGAGGCCGGGCTGCACGTGGCCTCCAGTCTGTCCCGGCTGACCAGCCTGCTGGTCACCAACGACCCCGACTCGGGCACCTCCAAGACGGCCAAGGCCCGCCAGTTCGGCACCCCGGTCATCGACGAGGCCGCGTTCGGGCAGTTGCTCCGCGACGTCGAGGACGCCGACGGGTGA
- a CDS encoding ABC-F family ATP-binding cassette domain-containing protein, whose translation MISASGIELRAGARVLIENATFRVAKGDRIGLVGRNGAGKTTLTKCLAGDGIPAAGTITRSGEVGYLPQDPRTGDLDVLGRDRILSARGLDVLIRKMRENEQRIANGSGATRDKAMRQYERQETEFLTKGGYSAEAEAATIAAALNLPDRALGQPLHTLSGGQRRRIELARILFSDADTLLLDEPTNHLDADSIVWLRDYLRTYRGGFIVISHDVDLVETVVNKVFYLDANRAQIDVYNMGWKLYQQQREADEKRRKRERQNAEKKAAALNSQADKMRAKATKTVAAQNMAKRADKLLAGLEAVRQSDKVAKLRFPEPAPCGKTPLMAEGLSKSYGSLEIFTDVDLAIDKGSRVVILGLNGAGKTTLLRLLGGAEQPDTGEVVPGHGLKLGYYAQEHETLDPERTVLENMRSAAPDLDLVEVRKTLGSFLFSGDDVDKPAGVLSGGEKTRLALATLVVSSANVLLLDEPTNNLDPASREEILGALRTYKGAVVLVTHDEGAVEALQPERIILLPDGVEDLWGSDYADLVALA comes from the coding sequence GTGATCTCCGCCTCCGGTATCGAGCTGCGCGCCGGTGCGCGCGTCCTCATCGAGAACGCCACCTTCCGTGTCGCCAAGGGCGACCGCATCGGCCTCGTCGGCCGCAACGGCGCAGGCAAGACCACCCTCACCAAGTGCCTCGCCGGTGACGGCATCCCGGCCGCCGGCACCATCACCCGCTCCGGCGAGGTCGGCTATCTCCCGCAGGACCCCCGCACCGGCGACCTCGACGTCCTCGGCCGCGACCGCATCCTCTCCGCCCGCGGCCTCGACGTGCTGATCCGCAAGATGCGCGAGAACGAGCAGCGGATCGCCAACGGCTCCGGCGCCACCCGCGACAAGGCCATGCGGCAGTACGAGCGCCAGGAGACGGAGTTCCTCACCAAGGGCGGGTACTCCGCCGAGGCCGAGGCCGCGACCATCGCCGCCGCCCTCAACCTGCCCGACCGCGCGCTCGGCCAGCCGCTGCACACCCTCTCCGGTGGTCAGCGCCGCCGTATCGAGCTGGCCCGCATCCTCTTCTCGGACGCCGACACCCTGCTGCTCGACGAGCCGACCAACCACCTCGACGCCGACTCGATCGTCTGGCTCCGGGACTACCTGAGGACCTACCGCGGCGGCTTCATCGTGATCTCCCACGATGTCGACCTGGTCGAGACGGTCGTCAACAAGGTGTTCTACCTGGACGCCAACCGCGCCCAGATCGACGTCTACAACATGGGCTGGAAGCTCTACCAGCAGCAGCGCGAGGCCGACGAGAAGCGCCGCAAGCGCGAGCGGCAGAACGCGGAGAAGAAGGCCGCCGCGCTGAACTCGCAGGCCGACAAGATGCGCGCCAAGGCCACCAAGACGGTCGCCGCGCAGAACATGGCCAAGCGCGCCGACAAGCTGCTCGCCGGACTGGAGGCGGTCCGCCAGTCCGACAAGGTCGCCAAGCTCCGCTTCCCGGAGCCCGCGCCCTGCGGCAAGACCCCGCTGATGGCCGAGGGCCTGTCGAAGTCGTACGGCTCGCTGGAGATCTTCACCGACGTCGACCTGGCCATCGACAAGGGCTCCCGCGTCGTCATCCTCGGCCTCAACGGCGCCGGCAAGACCACCCTGCTGCGCCTGCTCGGCGGTGCCGAGCAGCCCGACACCGGCGAGGTCGTCCCCGGCCACGGCCTCAAGCTCGGCTACTACGCCCAGGAGCACGAGACCCTGGACCCCGAGCGCACGGTCCTGGAGAACATGCGCTCGGCCGCCCCGGACCTGGACCTGGTCGAGGTCCGCAAGACGCTCGGCTCGTTCCTGTTCTCCGGCGACGACGTCGACAAGCCCGCCGGTGTCCTCTCCGGCGGCGAGAAGACCCGTCTGGCGCTGGCCACCCTGGTCGTCTCCTCGGCCAACGTGCTGCTGCTGGACGAGCCCACCAACAACCTCGACCCCGCCAGCCGCGAGGAGATCCTCGGCGCGCTGCGCACCTACAAGGGCGCGGTCGTCCTGGTCACCCACGACGAGGGCGCCGTCGAGGCGCTCCAGCCGGAGCGGATCATCCTGCTCCCGGACGGCGTGGAGGACCTGTGGGGCTCCGACTACGCCGATCTGGTCGCGCTCGCCTGA
- the amaP gene encoding alkaline shock response membrane anchor protein AmaP yields MRSGVVNRVLLALAGLVLFVLGGSVLAVGLGAPSPSWWPHSGPRDVLLSRAERTTWRDQDWWWPALIALLAVLLLIGLWWLVSVLRRRRLSEILIDTGDGSGALVRGGALRSALADDAGRRPGVAHADARLAGRRTSPTLRAGLRLEPDASPAATLADFTTHPLTAARDSTGLESLPTEVRLKKVKHRAERVS; encoded by the coding sequence ATGCGTTCAGGAGTCGTCAACCGGGTCCTGCTGGCCCTCGCCGGACTCGTGCTGTTCGTGCTCGGCGGGTCGGTGCTGGCCGTGGGCCTGGGCGCGCCGTCGCCCTCCTGGTGGCCGCACTCCGGCCCGCGCGACGTGCTGCTCAGCCGGGCCGAGCGCACAACTTGGCGGGACCAGGACTGGTGGTGGCCCGCGCTGATCGCGCTGCTGGCCGTCCTGCTGCTGATCGGCCTGTGGTGGCTGGTGTCGGTGCTGCGCAGGCGCCGTCTGTCCGAGATCCTGATCGACACCGGTGACGGCTCCGGCGCGCTGGTGCGCGGCGGAGCGCTGCGGTCCGCGCTCGCGGACGACGCGGGCCGCCGGCCGGGCGTGGCCCACGCGGACGCCCGACTGGCCGGCCGCCGCACGTCCCCGACGCTGCGCGCCGGGCTCCGCCTGGAGCCCGACGCGTCCCCGGCCGCCACCCTGGCCGACTTCACCACCCACCCGCTGACCGCGGCCCGTGACTCGACGGGCCTGGAGTCGCTGCCCACCGAGGTGCGGCTCAAGAAGGTCAAGCACCGGGCGGAGCGGGTGAGCTGA
- a CDS encoding enoyl-CoA hydratase/isomerase family protein, giving the protein MASFDQDLAPVLDKDGVRLTVDDALATVTLTNPAKRNAQSPALWRALAEAGQALPGSVRVVVLRGEGKSFSAGLDRQMFTPEGIEGEPTFIDLARRDDAGIDATISAYQEAFTWWRRNDIVSIAAVQGHAIGAGFQLALACDLRVVADDVQFAMRETSLGLVPDLTGTHPLVGLVGYARALEICVTGRFVHAEEAVVSGLASVAVPAAELDGAAADLASAVLAAPRDAVVETKALLRGATGRSFDEQRTAERAAQTRRLRDLAGIGD; this is encoded by the coding sequence ATGGCTTCGTTCGACCAGGACCTCGCTCCTGTACTCGACAAGGACGGCGTACGGCTCACCGTGGACGACGCGCTCGCCACGGTGACCCTGACCAACCCGGCCAAGCGCAACGCGCAGAGCCCCGCTCTGTGGCGGGCGCTGGCCGAGGCGGGCCAGGCGCTGCCGGGCTCCGTCCGGGTCGTCGTGCTGCGCGGCGAGGGCAAGTCCTTCTCCGCCGGGCTGGACCGCCAGATGTTCACCCCGGAGGGGATCGAGGGCGAGCCGACCTTCATCGATCTCGCGCGCCGTGACGACGCCGGGATCGACGCGACCATCTCCGCGTACCAGGAGGCGTTCACCTGGTGGCGGCGCAACGACATCGTGTCCATCGCCGCCGTGCAGGGACACGCCATCGGCGCCGGATTCCAGCTCGCCCTCGCCTGTGACCTGCGCGTCGTCGCCGACGACGTGCAGTTCGCCATGCGCGAGACCAGCCTCGGCCTGGTCCCCGACCTCACCGGCACCCATCCGCTGGTGGGCCTCGTCGGCTATGCCCGCGCGCTGGAGATCTGTGTGACCGGCCGCTTCGTGCACGCCGAGGAGGCGGTCGTCTCCGGCCTCGCCAGCGTCGCCGTGCCCGCCGCCGAACTCGACGGCGCGGCCGCCGACCTGGCCTCCGCCGTGCTGGCCGCGCCGCGCGACGCCGTGGTGGAGACCAAGGCCCTGCTGCGCGGCGCCACCGGCCGTTCCTTCGACGAGCAGCGCACCGCCGAACGCGCCGCCCAGACCCGCCGCCTGCGGGACCTCGCGGGCATCGGCGACTGA
- a CDS encoding glycoside hydrolase family 15 protein, producing the protein MNPRIEDYAVIGDEQTAALVGRDGSIDWLCLPRFDSGACFARLLGDEDNGYWRIAPKGAGACTRRAYRPDTLVLDTEWDTPEGTLRVTDLMPQREKVPDVVRIVEGVSGRVTVRSTLRLRFDHGSIVPWMRRSDGHRVAVAGPDSTWLRSEPHVRTWGEDLGTHSEFTLAEGERVAFVLTWHPSHQPRPRLIDPYKALSTSVRDWRRWSGRCRYDGPYRDTVVRSLITLKALTYRPTGGIVAAATTSLPEKLGGVRNWDYRYCWLRDSTLTLNVLLAAGYHEEAEAWRDWLLRAVAGSPEDLQIMYGVGGERRLPETELPWLAGFAGSAPVRIGNSAVDQLQLDVYGEVMDSLWLARRSGLSARPHMWALQCALIDFLQEQWRQPDEGLWEVRGGRRQFTHSKVMAWVAVDRAVRTLEEHPELEGDLSGWRALRDEIHEEVCAKGYDPARNTFTQYYGSRELDAALLLIPRVGFLPPDDPRVIGTVDAVRADLDDRGFVRRYDTEDPEGPVVDGLPEGEGSFLACSFWLADALHLTGRTEEARALFERLAGLVNDVGLLAEEYDPEAGCQLGNFPQAFSHIALVNTALTLFGTEEAG; encoded by the coding sequence GTGAACCCGCGCATCGAGGACTACGCCGTCATCGGCGACGAGCAGACCGCGGCCCTGGTCGGCCGGGACGGCTCGATCGACTGGCTCTGCCTGCCCCGCTTCGACTCCGGCGCCTGCTTCGCCCGGCTGCTCGGCGACGAGGACAACGGCTACTGGCGGATCGCGCCGAAGGGCGCGGGCGCCTGCACCCGGCGCGCCTACCGGCCCGACACCCTCGTCCTGGACACCGAGTGGGACACCCCCGAGGGCACGCTGCGCGTGACCGACCTGATGCCGCAGCGCGAGAAGGTCCCGGACGTCGTACGCATCGTGGAGGGCGTCAGCGGGCGGGTCACCGTGCGCAGCACGCTGCGGCTGCGCTTCGACCACGGGTCCATCGTGCCGTGGATGCGCCGCTCCGACGGGCACCGGGTGGCCGTCGCGGGGCCGGACTCCACCTGGCTGCGCTCCGAGCCGCACGTCCGCACCTGGGGCGAGGACCTCGGCACCCACTCGGAGTTCACCCTGGCCGAGGGCGAGCGGGTGGCGTTCGTGCTCACCTGGCACCCCTCGCACCAGCCGCGCCCCCGCCTGATCGATCCGTACAAGGCGCTCAGCACCAGCGTCCGGGACTGGCGGCGCTGGAGCGGCCGCTGCCGCTACGACGGGCCGTACCGGGACACCGTGGTCCGCTCGCTGATCACCCTGAAGGCGCTCACCTACCGGCCCACCGGCGGGATCGTCGCCGCGGCCACCACCTCGCTGCCGGAGAAGCTGGGCGGGGTGCGCAACTGGGACTACCGCTACTGCTGGCTGCGCGACTCCACCCTCACCCTGAACGTGCTGCTCGCCGCCGGCTACCACGAGGAGGCCGAGGCATGGCGCGACTGGCTGCTCCGGGCGGTCGCGGGCAGCCCGGAGGACCTCCAGATCATGTACGGCGTCGGGGGCGAGCGGCGGCTGCCGGAGACCGAGCTGCCCTGGCTCGCCGGGTTCGCGGGCTCGGCCCCGGTCCGCATCGGCAACAGCGCGGTGGACCAGCTCCAGTTGGACGTGTACGGCGAGGTGATGGACTCCCTGTGGCTCGCCCGGCGGTCCGGGCTGTCGGCGCGGCCGCACATGTGGGCCCTGCAGTGCGCGCTGATCGACTTCCTCCAGGAGCAGTGGCGGCAGCCGGACGAGGGGCTGTGGGAGGTGCGCGGCGGGCGCCGGCAGTTCACCCACTCCAAGGTCATGGCGTGGGTGGCCGTGGACCGCGCCGTACGCACGCTGGAGGAGCACCCGGAGCTGGAGGGCGACCTGTCCGGCTGGCGGGCGCTGCGCGACGAGATCCACGAGGAGGTGTGCGCCAAGGGCTACGACCCCGCGCGGAACACCTTCACCCAGTACTACGGCTCGCGCGAGCTGGACGCGGCACTGCTGCTGATCCCGCGCGTGGGCTTCCTGCCCCCGGACGACCCACGGGTGATCGGCACGGTCGACGCGGTCCGCGCCGACCTGGACGACCGGGGCTTCGTGCGCCGCTACGACACCGAGGACCCCGAGGGCCCGGTGGTCGACGGGCTGCCCGAGGGCGAGGGCTCCTTCCTCGCCTGCTCCTTCTGGCTGGCAGACGCCCTGCACCTGACCGGCCGCACCGAGGAGGCACGCGCGCTGTTCGAGCGGCTGGCCGGCCTGGTCAACGACGTGGGCCTGCTGGCCGAGGAGTACGACCCGGAGGCCGGCTGCCAGCTCGGCAACTTCCCGCAGGCGTTCAGCCACATCGCGCTGGTGAACACCGCCCTCACACTGTTCGGCACCGAGGAGGCAGGATAG
- a CDS encoding SDR family oxidoreductase has product MDLGLKDRVYIVTGASRGLGNAAARQLVADGAKVVVTGRDEQRVAEAAAELGPDAVGVALGNAEADAPERLIAVARERFGRFDGILISVGGPPPGFVADNTDEQWRDAFESVFLGAVRLARAAAAELEPGGVIGFVLSGSVHEPIAGLTVSNGLRPGLAGFAKSLSDELGPRGIRVVGLLPARIDTDRVRELDGMSADPVATRAANESRIPLRRYGTPDEFGRAAAFLLSPAASYLTGVMLPVDGGMRHGF; this is encoded by the coding sequence ATGGATCTTGGACTGAAGGACCGGGTGTACATCGTCACCGGCGCATCGCGGGGCCTGGGCAACGCCGCCGCGCGGCAACTGGTCGCGGACGGGGCGAAGGTGGTCGTCACCGGCCGGGACGAGCAGCGGGTGGCCGAGGCCGCCGCCGAACTGGGCCCCGACGCGGTGGGCGTGGCACTCGGCAACGCCGAGGCGGACGCCCCGGAGCGGCTGATCGCGGTGGCCCGCGAGCGCTTCGGGCGGTTCGACGGCATCCTCATCAGCGTCGGCGGCCCGCCGCCCGGCTTCGTCGCGGACAACACCGACGAGCAGTGGCGGGACGCGTTCGAGTCGGTGTTCCTGGGCGCGGTGCGCCTGGCCCGCGCGGCGGCGGCCGAGCTGGAGCCGGGCGGTGTCATCGGGTTCGTGCTGTCGGGTTCGGTGCACGAGCCCATCGCGGGGCTGACCGTCTCCAACGGGCTGCGGCCGGGCCTGGCCGGGTTCGCCAAGTCGCTCTCCGACGAGCTGGGCCCGCGCGGCATCCGCGTCGTCGGCCTGCTCCCGGCCCGTATCGACACCGACCGGGTGCGCGAGCTGGACGGCATGTCCGCCGACCCGGTGGCCACCAGGGCGGCCAACGAGTCCCGCATCCCCTTGCGCCGCTACGGCACCCCGGACGAGTTCGGCAGGGCCGCCGCGTTCCTGCTGTCCCCGGCCGCGTCCTATCTGACGGGCGTCATGCTTCCGGTGGACGGCGGCATGCGGCACGGCTTCTGA
- a CDS encoding helix-turn-helix domain-containing protein, which yields MAETLKKGSRVTGAARDKLAADLKKKYDSGASIRALAEETGRSYGFVHRMLSESGVTLRGRGGATRGKKAASS from the coding sequence GTGGCCGAGACTCTGAAGAAGGGCAGCCGGGTAACCGGCGCCGCGCGCGACAAGCTCGCGGCAGACCTGAAGAAGAAGTACGACTCCGGTGCGAGCATCCGAGCGCTGGCCGAGGAGACCGGTCGCTCGTATGGCTTCGTGCACCGGATGCTCAGCGAGTCGGGCGTCACGCTCCGTGGGCGTGGCGGTGCGACGCGGGGCAAGAAGGCCGCGTCGTCCTGA
- a CDS encoding SURF1 family cytochrome oxidase biogenesis protein translates to MHRYRFLLTRQWVILSLVVIALIPTMIRLGIWQHHRYEERTARNDLVARALDATPVPVERLAAPGRAVTHADKYRTVTATGTFDTAHEEVVRRRTNADGEVGFHVLTPLKLTDGRVLLVNRGWIPANGAQTEYPKVPAPPAGKVTITGRLKADETTAASGIKRIAGLPDRQIMLINSAEQARRLGAQVLGGYVEQTAPEAKGATPEQISSPGKEDAPLNYAYMIQWWLFAAAVPVGWWFLVRRELRDRAAAAEQEGRPEAEPATV, encoded by the coding sequence GTGCACCGCTACCGCTTCCTGCTCACCCGCCAGTGGGTGATCCTCAGCCTCGTCGTGATCGCGCTGATCCCGACGATGATCAGGCTCGGTATCTGGCAGCACCACCGGTACGAGGAACGCACCGCCCGCAACGACCTGGTGGCGCGGGCCCTCGACGCCACCCCGGTGCCCGTGGAACGGCTCGCCGCCCCCGGCCGCGCCGTCACCCACGCCGACAAGTACCGCACCGTCACCGCGACCGGCACCTTCGACACCGCCCACGAGGAGGTCGTCCGGCGCCGGACCAACGCCGACGGCGAGGTGGGCTTCCACGTCCTGACCCCGCTGAAGCTGACCGACGGCCGGGTGCTGCTGGTCAACCGGGGCTGGATCCCGGCGAACGGGGCGCAGACCGAGTACCCGAAGGTGCCCGCACCCCCGGCCGGGAAGGTCACGATCACCGGGCGGCTGAAGGCCGACGAGACCACCGCGGCGAGCGGCATCAAGCGGATCGCGGGCCTGCCGGACCGGCAGATCATGCTGATCAACAGCGCGGAGCAGGCCCGGCGCCTGGGCGCCCAGGTGCTCGGCGGCTATGTCGAGCAGACCGCGCCGGAGGCGAAGGGCGCGACGCCGGAGCAGATCTCCAGCCCCGGCAAGGAGGACGCCCCGCTGAACTACGCCTACATGATCCAGTGGTGGCTGTTCGCCGCCGCCGTGCCGGTCGGCTGGTGGTTCCTGGTCCGGCGCGAGCTGCGCGACCGGGCGGCGGCCGCGGAGCAGGAAGGCCGGCCGGAGGCGGAACCCGCCACCGTGTGA
- a CDS encoding zinc-dependent alcohol dehydrogenase family protein — protein MRATTIHAPYDMRVADVPEPIVQLPTDAVVRVLRACICGSDLWAYRGEAARQQGQRIGHEFLGIVEETGSDVGSLQRGDLVVAPFMWSDGTCEYCREGLTTSCVHGGFWGSVGYDGGQGEAVRVPFADGTLVRLPKEAAADEHLLTGLLTLSDVLGTGHHAALGAGARPGATVAVVGDGAVGLCAVLAAKRLGAERIIALGRHEARTDIARRFGATDVVAARGEEAVAAVRELTRGQGAHAVVEAVGTEQSMNTAVNITRDGGAIGFVGVPHGSGTGLDLSVMFDRNIALRGGVAPVRTYIPELLPDILDGTIDPSPVFDMTVDIEGVPAGYKAMDERTALKVLVTNN, from the coding sequence ATGCGCGCCACCACCATCCACGCCCCGTACGACATGCGTGTGGCGGACGTGCCCGAGCCGATCGTGCAGCTCCCCACCGACGCCGTCGTCCGCGTGCTGCGCGCCTGCATCTGCGGCAGCGACCTGTGGGCCTACCGGGGCGAGGCGGCCCGGCAGCAGGGGCAGCGGATCGGGCACGAGTTCCTCGGCATCGTGGAGGAGACCGGCTCCGACGTCGGCAGCCTCCAGCGCGGGGACCTCGTCGTCGCGCCGTTCATGTGGTCCGACGGCACCTGCGAGTACTGCCGCGAGGGCCTGACCACCTCCTGCGTGCACGGCGGCTTCTGGGGCTCCGTCGGCTACGACGGCGGCCAGGGCGAGGCCGTGCGCGTGCCGTTCGCCGACGGCACCCTGGTCCGGCTGCCCAAGGAGGCGGCCGCCGACGAGCACCTGCTCACCGGCCTGCTCACCCTGTCCGACGTGCTCGGCACCGGCCACCACGCCGCCCTCGGCGCGGGCGCCCGCCCCGGCGCCACGGTCGCCGTCGTCGGTGACGGCGCGGTCGGCCTGTGCGCGGTGCTGGCCGCCAAGCGGCTCGGCGCCGAGCGGATCATCGCGCTCGGCCGCCACGAGGCGCGCACCGACATCGCCCGCCGCTTCGGCGCCACCGACGTGGTCGCCGCGCGTGGCGAGGAAGCCGTCGCGGCCGTCCGCGAGCTGACCCGGGGCCAGGGCGCGCACGCCGTCGTCGAGGCGGTCGGCACCGAGCAGTCCATGAACACGGCCGTCAACATCACCCGCGACGGCGGCGCCATCGGCTTCGTCGGCGTGCCCCACGGCAGCGGCACCGGTCTGGACCTCAGCGTCATGTTCGACCGCAACATCGCGCTGCGCGGCGGTGTCGCCCCGGTCCGCACCTACATCCCCGAGCTGCTGCCCGACATCCTGGACGGCACCATCGACCCTTCCCCGGTGTTCGACATGACCGTGGACATCGAGGGCGTCCCGGCCGGCTACAAGGCGATGGACGAGCGCACGGCCCTGAAGGTGCTCGTCACCAACAACTGA